From Nitrososphaerota archaeon:
GTTAGGAAGCAGGCATTGACAGACCGGATCCAAATCAGGAATGAGGACTTCATGGAGTCGGACATTTCCGAAGCGACCATCGTGTACTCTGGCCTCGAGGAAATCGAGGAGGATGTCCCCTTTTTCGAGAAGCATCTCGGTACTGGTTCAAGGGTCGTGAGCCTCTTCCTCCCCTTTGTGGGGATTCTACCTGATGCTGCGGACTATCCATTCTACTTGATGAAGATGCCATTCAAGAAGACGAAGGACGTGGATCTTTGGACTTCGAAGGTCCTGTCCAAGAGGACCTCCTTAGATGAGTTCTATGAAGAACTGGACGCTGACAGGGAGTACCGCTACGACAAGCGGGCCTTCAAGCGCATGATGAAGGAACGGTTCCAGGGGAGATGATTCGCCGCATGGAACGGCTCCCGCTCTGGGCGCGAGAACCTAGTCATTCGATTCCTGGTGTCGATTCCGGCCTTTCTGACCGGCTTCAGGGACGCGGCATGTCTTCCATGCCCATCAGATGACCGCCGAACCCGATTGCCCATAGAAGGACCGGGTACACCACCATCCGCTCCATCCCGCCGGCACCCAGACCGAGGTAAATCTGGCCCACGTAGAGGATAAGGGCGAGCAGAGTCCCCGCTCCCAAAATCATGGCGAAGTATGACAGTGGTGTCTTCTGGAACCTCGACGTGACGATGGCGGAAAGGCCGGCGAAGAGGAAGACGACTAGAGAAAAGATTGAATGCAGGGAAAACGGTGACCCTTCGGGAAACAAGCCCACACCCACCGCGCCGATGCCTGCCAGTACCATCAGACAGGTTGCGGGCTTCCAGTGAAAAGACCGCTGAAGGAATAACGCAGCGACTAGCACAGAGACACCGAGGACCACAATTGACGGGTTGTAGATCTGGGAAGAGGGCAGGTTCGCGCCCAAGTCACTGATGTAGTTTGTCGAGACGCTGTAGCTTGGCCAGACTGCTTCGGCGACTATCATGAATATTCCGAACTGAACCGTGCCGATGAACAGCGCGACGCCTGCTTTCGCCGGGTTCGAGAACGTCATGCCCCTTTGCTCTCCCTATCTGCGTTAAAAATGTAAGCGAAGGGGGATTCACGGCCCGTCCCACGCTTCCTATTCCCCGAGAGGTCTTGGGAGAATCATCAACCCCTCCTCGGGGTTACCGATAGCCCTGAACTCACCTTTGGCATAGTGGAGGCCGACGAGGGCAGAAGTGACCGCGTCCAGTTCGTCCCCGTTCAGCTCGCCTGAGGGACGTCCGAGGTCTATGCCGTACTTCTCCAGTGCAGCCGCAAGCAATGGGAGGCCCCCCTGCTTGCGGGGCATGCCCAGCAGATCCTGGATGGCCCCGGGGAAGCTCTCGATGACCTCGAGGCCGCCGCCTTCAAGGTCGGCTCTGAGCTTCATCCCCCGGGCCGTAAGCATTCGCATGGGGCCGAGCGATATCGGGAAGAACCTGATATGCATCCTGAGGAGTTCCTTGTCGCATTCTCTGAAGTGCGGCGGGCCCCGCTTTTCCAAGCTCTCCCTTCCCTTGGGCAGGAACAAGGGGGCGTCGATGCTCACGACCCTGGGTCGCGCAGCGAAGGTCTGCTCAAGTATCTCCGCGTTGGTGTGGAGGACCGCCGTGCGGCAGTGCATCCGGCTGTCCATGACGCAGAAGCCGGTGTTTCTCTTCTCGCTCCCCGCAAGGTCGATGCCAACTACGCTCAATTCAATCTCGCCCCCCGAATCCCAACCTCCGGAATGAGACCTTTTATCCGCCCCTGCCGAGATGGACACCGCATGGATTTCCTTGCGGAGGCCGCGGCCATCGAGCCAGAAATCATCAAGACCAGGAGGATCATACACCAGCGGCCTGAACTGGCCTACCACGAGACCGGGACTGCAAAGATCGTGGCGGAGAGGCTGGAAGCGCTTGGGATCAGCGTGAAGACGGGGGTGGGCGGAACAGGTGTGCTGGGGACCCTGAAGGGGGCGAAGAAGGGTAGAGTGGTCGCCTTGAGGGCAGACATGGACGCGCTTCCCGTGCAGGAGCTGGCAGATGTTGAGTTCAAGTCCGGGAAGACGGGGGTGATGCACGCCTGCGGCCATGACACGCACGTTGCTATGCTCCTGGGGGCTGCCCGCATACTCGCAAACCACAGGAAGGATCTGCAGGGGACGGTGAAGTTCCTCTTCCAGCCTGCAGAGGAGAACGGGGGCAGGGGAGGAGCCATGCCAATGATCGAGGACGGGGTGATGAAGGACCCCAAGGTGGATTTCGTCTTTGGGCTTCACATCGACAGCAACCGGAACTCGGGCGTTTTCGGGATGAAGGAGGGCGCGATTGCGGCCGCCCCGGACACCTTCAAGATCAGGATAATCGGAAGAGGAGGGCATGGCTCGGCGCCCCATGAGACGGTCGACCCGATCTACATAGCCGCCCAGCTGATTCTGGCGCTGCAGGGGGTGTCATCCAGGATGATCGACCCAGTTAGGCCCTTCGTGATTTCCGTGGGCGCGGTCCACTCGGGGACCAAGGAGAACATAATCCCGGACGAGGCGGTGTTGGACGGCACGATAAGGACCCTTGACGAAGCGACCAGGCGGAGGGCGAAAACGAAAGTGGCTGAGGTGGCGAGGGGAGTGTGCAGGACCTTCGGCGCTCGCGCGGAGGTGGAGTTCGAGGAAGATGCCTACCCGGTGACGGTGAACGACGCGAAGGCGACGGAAGGC
This genomic window contains:
- a CDS encoding DUF429 domain-containing protein, translated to MSVVGIDLAGSEKRNTGFCVMDSRMHCRTAVLHTNAEILEQTFAARPRVVSIDAPLFLPKGRESLEKRGPPHFRECDKELLRMHIRFFPISLGPMRMLTARGMKLRADLEGGGLEVIESFPGAIQDLLGMPRKQGGLPLLAAALEKYGIDLGRPSGELNGDELDAVTSALVGLHYAKGEFRAIGNPEEGLMILPRPLGE
- a CDS encoding DUF998 domain-containing protein codes for the protein MTFSNPAKAGVALFIGTVQFGIFMIVAEAVWPSYSVSTNYISDLGANLPSSQIYNPSIVVLGVSVLVAALFLQRSFHWKPATCLMVLAGIGAVGVGLFPEGSPFSLHSIFSLVVFLFAGLSAIVTSRFQKTPLSYFAMILGAGTLLALILYVGQIYLGLGAGGMERMVVYPVLLWAIGFGGHLMGMEDMPRP
- a CDS encoding tRNA (adenine(22)-N(1))-methyltransferase TrmK; the protein is MNRLGPEDYQSGRHIRKLLRLAGAKEEDVFYDLGCGRGQLCIAAVAEFGVKKAVGIELHRGRAAKAAASVRKQALTDRIQIRNEDFMESDISEATIVYSGLEEIEEDVPFFEKHLGTGSRVVSLFLPFVGILPDAADYPFYLMKMPFKKTKDVDLWTSKVLSKRTSLDEFYEELDADREYRYDKRAFKRMMKERFQGR
- the cpsA gene encoding carboxypeptidase CpsA, which encodes MDFLAEAAAIEPEIIKTRRIIHQRPELAYHETGTAKIVAERLEALGISVKTGVGGTGVLGTLKGAKKGRVVALRADMDALPVQELADVEFKSGKTGVMHACGHDTHVAMLLGAARILANHRKDLQGTVKFLFQPAEENGGRGGAMPMIEDGVMKDPKVDFVFGLHIDSNRNSGVFGMKEGAIAAAPDTFKIRIIGRGGHGSAPHETVDPIYIAAQLILALQGVSSRMIDPVRPFVISVGAVHSGTKENIIPDEAVLDGTIRTLDEATRRRAKTKVAEVARGVCRTFGARAEVEFEEDAYPVTVNDAKATEGAEKVLRRIPGTKVKEIEAILGGEDFSRFLQKAPGTFYFLGTNNPSKGCVYPNHSSRFKVDEDVLKYGAASLAMLAFEFGNPKGPQ